The segment AGGGAGGCGGTCACGAACGCTCAAATAAAAGTGGCACAGGGCAAGCGGGCGTTCGAAGACAACCTTGTGTTCCACAAGCGTCTGGCCGAGGCCACCGGAAACACCGTACTGGTCATTGTCGTCGAAGCACTGATGGCGGTGGTGGTACATTTCCATAACGTCTTTAAGGTGGGAATGGGTGCGATACGGAGCGCGTGCAGAACACACGAACAGATCATCACTGCTATTGAGCGCGGCGACAGGCGAGGCGCTGAGAAGGCTCTGGAGACAGACATTCTGCAAATCGATGGCGTTTACAATAAGTTGGTCAAACACCCTCATGTGCTTCCCGTCAAATAGTAGCATAGCGTGAGGAACCCATCTGCGTGGAAGGCACGGAAAGTAGGGCAGCATCAGAAAGCGGAAACTTACAAAAGGAGGTCTCCACTATGGCACTTGTTATTGATGGGTTTGCACACGTCATGCCGAAGGCATTTGCGGAGGCGCTTGCGCAGGTGTATCCCACCGATGAATTGCGCAAGCTCACGCAGCACAGCTATTTTGGCGACATGGAGAACCGGGTACGGGTCATGGACAAGTTCAGACTCGACAAGCAGGTCCTGACCTTGGCGCGCCCGAGCATATTCATCGGCATCGCGCCTGATGCAGTACCTGAAATGACGCGACAGGCAAATGATGCGGTTGCAGCCGTGGCAAATCAGTTTCCCGATCGCTTCATTGCCGTTGGCACGCTACCAATTCCTTCAGAAGACTACCTGAACGAATTTGACCGCTGTGTCAACGAGCTGGGGATGGCGGGTATCCAGATTCTTACCAACGTTGAAGGCAAGCGTCTTCACGCGCCCGAGTTCCGGCCCTTCTTTGCGCATGCCAATGCAACGAAAACCCCGATCTGGATTCACCCCCAGCTGGTGGCGGGATGGTCGGACGAATTTGCACTGGACAAAATTTTCGGCTGGCTGTACGAAACAAGCATAACCCTCGCGCAGCTGGTGTTCTCGGGAATTATGGAAGACTACCCT is part of the Syntrophorhabdales bacterium genome and harbors:
- a CDS encoding amidohydrolase family protein produces the protein MALVIDGFAHVMPKAFAEALAQVYPTDELRKLTQHSYFGDMENRVRVMDKFRLDKQVLTLARPSIFIGIAPDAVPEMTRQANDAVAAVANQFPDRFIAVGTLPIPSEDYLNEFDRCVNELGMAGIQILTNVEGKRLHAPEFRPFFAHANATKTPIWIHPQLVAGWSDEFALDKIFGWLYETSITLAQLVFSGIMEDYPDLRIIPHHMGAMVPHNSGRLKGFYEARDLYPGTGFVTLPREPLEYFRRFYGDTMLCGTVHAFESGYKFFGPEHIIMATDYPFGPKQGEQWIKETLDQIDAIGLPPAEKDLILSGNLLRLIRRE
- a CDS encoding FCD domain-containing protein, coding for REAVTNAQIKVAQGKRAFEDNLVFHKRLAEATGNTVLVIVVEALMAVVVHFHNVFKVGMGAIRSACRTHEQIITAIERGDRRGAEKALETDILQIDGVYNKLVKHPHVLPVK